The proteins below are encoded in one region of Candidatus Zymogenus saltonus:
- a CDS encoding TGS domain-containing protein, with amino-acid sequence MPANLTPEYLKAEESYKAAKDPEEKLRYLEMMLSTIPKHKGTDKMQADIKRRISKTKDLLEKKSGVKRYNPYKVEREGAGQIAVVGAPNSGKSAVVGRLTNAKCQVADYPFTTTKPIPGMMAYENVQVQLVDLPPVSVEYTEPIMVGMIRNTDGIVLVFDLSSDDPLRDIEEVREILFDHKLEIKGDPKTKFTPDGIAHLKAIFVGNKLDVEGAAEKLSLVRELYGGEFPVLGVSANNGAGLEDIRGKVFQMLDIIRVYTKSPGKKPDFSDPVTLKKGATVIDFASHIHKDFAKELKFARIWSKSANKYEGQKVNRDESLTDGDVIELHI; translated from the coding sequence ATGCCCGCCAATCTTACACCCGAATACCTTAAGGCGGAGGAGAGCTACAAGGCCGCAAAGGACCCCGAGGAGAAGCTCAGGTATCTGGAGATGATGCTCTCCACGATCCCGAAGCACAAGGGGACCGACAAGATGCAGGCGGATATCAAGCGCCGCATCTCGAAGACTAAAGACCTCCTCGAGAAGAAGTCGGGGGTGAAGCGCTACAATCCCTATAAGGTGGAGCGGGAGGGGGCCGGCCAGATCGCCGTCGTGGGGGCGCCCAACTCCGGCAAGTCCGCCGTGGTGGGAAGGCTCACCAACGCCAAGTGCCAGGTGGCGGACTACCCCTTTACGACGACAAAGCCGATACCGGGGATGATGGCCTACGAAAACGTGCAGGTGCAGCTGGTCGATCTCCCACCCGTTTCGGTCGAATACACCGAGCCGATCATGGTGGGGATGATAAGAAACACCGACGGGATCGTTCTCGTCTTCGATCTGTCGTCGGATGATCCCTTGAGGGATATCGAGGAAGTCAGGGAGATACTTTTCGACCATAAGTTGGAGATAAAAGGAGATCCGAAAACAAAGTTCACGCCTGACGGCATAGCCCACCTGAAGGCGATTTTTGTGGGAAACAAGCTCGACGTCGAGGGGGCGGCCGAAAAACTCAGCCTTGTGAGGGAGCTGTACGGAGGGGAGTTTCCCGTCCTCGGTGTTTCGGCAAACAACGGGGCCGGTCTGGAGGATATAAGGGGCAAGGTCTTCCAGATGCTCGATATCATCAGGGTCTATACGAAGTCCCCCGGCAAGAAGCCCGATTTTTCCGATCCCGTTACCCTCAAAAAGGGGGCCACCGTCATTGACTTCGCATCCCACATACACAAGGACTTCGCCAAAGAGCTGAAATTTGCGCGGATCTGGTCAAAAAGCGCGAATAAGTACGAGGGCCAGAAGGTAAACAGGGACGAATCATTAACTGACGGGGACGTCATCGAGCTCCATATTTAG
- a CDS encoding transglutaminase domain-containing protein, which produces MKDTKDMKDMEIYLKPTKVIDSDHPDVRGVALSLTKGLNTDPERAEKIFYFVRDKIRYNPYSPFHKEEFYVASTVLKRGDGYCIQKAVLLAALGRAVNIPTRLGFADIRNHQLPKKMLEIQGTDTIYSHGFTELFIEGRWLKATPAFNIEMCDKLGLAPVEFDGTSDGTFHRLDRKGNISIEYLKDVGNWPDLPLPHILESFVKLFGKERFELLMKVIDDMGHAEALKHFGVEGGEYP; this is translated from the coding sequence ATGAAAGATACCAAAGACATGAAAGACATGGAAATATACCTAAAGCCGACCAAAGTGATAGACAGCGATCACCCCGATGTCAGGGGGGTGGCCCTCTCGCTGACCAAGGGACTGAATACCGACCCCGAGCGGGCCGAGAAGATATTCTACTTCGTCAGGGACAAGATCCGCTACAATCCCTACTCGCCGTTCCACAAGGAGGAGTTTTACGTCGCGAGCACGGTTCTAAAGAGGGGCGACGGCTACTGCATCCAGAAGGCGGTGCTCCTGGCGGCGTTGGGAAGGGCCGTCAACATCCCCACGAGGCTCGGGTTCGCCGACATCAGAAACCACCAGCTCCCGAAGAAGATGCTGGAGATACAAGGGACCGATACCATCTACAGCCACGGCTTCACGGAACTCTTCATCGAAGGCAGGTGGCTCAAGGCCACCCCGGCCTTCAACATAGAGATGTGCGACAAGCTGGGGCTGGCGCCGGTTGAGTTCGACGGCACGTCGGACGGGACTTTTCACCGCCTGGACAGAAAGGGGAATATCAGCATAGAGTACTTGAAGGACGTGGGCAACTGGCCCGACTTGCCGCTTCCCCACATTCTCGAATCCTTCGTCAAGCTCTTCGGCAAGGAGAGGTTCGAGCTGCTTATGAAGGTCATCGACGACATGGGGCACGCGGAGGCGCTGAAGCACTTCGGCGTGGAGGGGGGCGAGTACCCGTAG